From Oncorhynchus nerka isolate Pitt River linkage group LG1, Oner_Uvic_2.0, whole genome shotgun sequence, the proteins below share one genomic window:
- the LOC115114914 gene encoding large ribosomal subunit protein eL24-like, giving the protein MKVELCSFSGYKIYPGHGVRYARIDGKVFQFLNAKCASAFLAKRNPRQINWTVLYRRKHKKGQSEEVTKKRTRRAVKFQRAITGASLAEIMAKRNQKPEVRKAQREQAIRAAKEAKKAKQTTKKPSAAGAKAPAKAAPKPKVAKQMKVNAPRVGGKR; this is encoded by the exons TGAA GGTCGAGCTGTGCAGTTTCAGTGGGTACAAAATATACCCCGGCCATGGTGTCCGATACGCCAGAATAGATGGGAAG GTTTTCCAGTTCCTGAATGCTAAGTGTGCGTCTGCCTTCCTGGCCAAGAGGAACCCCAGACAGATCAACTGGACTGTGCTGTACAGGCGCAAGCACAAGAAGGGCCAGTCT GAAGAGGTGACAAAGAAGCGCACACGCCGTGCCGTGAAGTTCCAGAGGGCCATCACCGGCGCCTCCCTGGCTGAGATCATGGCCAAGAGGAACCAGAAGCCTGAGGTCCGCAAGGCCCAGCGTGAGCAGGCCATCAG AGCTGCCAAGGAGGCCAAGAAGGCAAAGCAGACAACCAAGAAACCCTCTGCTGCCGGTGCTAAG GCACCTGCCAAGGCTGCACCCAAACCCAAGGTGGCAAAGCAAATGAAGGTCAATGCGCCTCGCGTTGGTGGCAAACGCTAA